Proteins encoded together in one Bacteroides ovatus window:
- a CDS encoding DUF6528 family protein, which translates to MEKILYAAMCAILFLCCSSSDESEANSQSPFTLPDKAIVLAEQASKSVVILDASTYRTVWSWNPEKAGVPSNCQTWFHNPSEVKPVFNNQYILMTASGGAVALIRIADSKLMYYAYVGENPHSAEILPDGNLVAVSSTDGKLRTFMTDTIKGTGKWFASYELPSAHNVVWDLQRELLYTTEGIKLCTYKYNFNRKEPRLQDRSVIFELPSTESCGHDLFPVYDKTDVLWITTNENVWQYDIKNNKAELIYPLYAVKSVCNSADGVLMLYPTTEWWSDGLINEKGKKLFSIYGAKIYKGRWVMNNTFSYPKEHQPKFE; encoded by the coding sequence ATGGAAAAGATTTTATATGCCGCTATGTGTGCGATATTGTTCCTTTGTTGTAGTTCCAGCGATGAATCCGAAGCAAATTCCCAATCCCCTTTTACGCTTCCTGACAAAGCAATTGTACTGGCCGAGCAAGCCTCTAAGTCAGTTGTGATACTCGATGCTTCCACTTATCGTACTGTATGGAGTTGGAATCCGGAGAAGGCCGGTGTACCCTCCAATTGTCAAACATGGTTTCACAATCCTAGTGAGGTTAAGCCAGTGTTCAACAATCAGTATATCTTGATGACTGCATCAGGTGGTGCTGTAGCTCTTATACGTATTGCCGACAGTAAATTGATGTATTATGCGTATGTGGGTGAAAATCCACACTCCGCAGAGATTTTGCCCGATGGAAATCTCGTGGCTGTATCGTCTACCGATGGTAAGTTACGTACATTTATGACTGATACTATTAAAGGAACGGGCAAGTGGTTTGCCTCTTACGAGCTTCCTAGTGCCCACAACGTGGTATGGGATCTCCAAAGAGAGTTGCTTTACACCACCGAAGGGATTAAATTGTGTACTTATAAGTACAATTTCAACCGCAAGGAACCTAGATTGCAAGATCGAAGCGTAATCTTCGAATTACCCAGCACCGAATCGTGCGGGCATGATCTCTTTCCCGTGTATGACAAGACCGATGTGTTATGGATTACTACTAATGAGAATGTGTGGCAATATGATATAAAGAACAACAAAGCTGAATTGATTTATCCGCTTTACGCTGTGAAGAGTGTGTGTAATAGTGCCGACGGGGTACTGATGTTGTATCCTACTACCGAGTGGTGGTCTGATGGTCTGATAAACGAGAAAGGTAAGAAACTATTTAGCATCTACGGTGCTAAAATTTATAAGGGGCGTTGGGTAATGAATAATACCTTCAGCTACCCCAAGGAGCATCAACCCAAGTTTGAGTAA
- a CDS encoding phosphodiester glycosidase family protein — protein sequence MKSKFLTMKLILGALVLSFSCACSSSNSEEAMPQTAIGRQLVESGMANDVTLDNESVVRDGIKLNELAFKTFGESQHIFVATIDLNELTFTPATKDDKNVPATGPESSAPLPIHAFAAEANGKTVWLGVNGDYYADNPRRVMGLFYKDGVCINSQYFEGHDEVLYQLKNGETYVGQADEALAHEANLLHALGGYGLLVKDGVVQNFYEEMGDLQNTHPRTSVGLSQDRKTMYVFVVDGRRKDSFFALGLTLPHLATMMKAVGCYNAINLDGGGSTTLIIRKVNDGGKPTFPILNTPADDRVPRKVTNSMLIIEKK from the coding sequence ATGAAAAGTAAATTCTTAACAATGAAGCTTATATTGGGAGCACTGGTATTATCTTTTAGTTGTGCTTGTTCTAGTAGTAATTCTGAAGAGGCTATGCCACAAACCGCCATAGGACGGCAATTGGTTGAATCTGGTATGGCCAATGACGTGACTTTAGATAACGAGAGTGTAGTGCGTGATGGAATAAAATTGAATGAATTGGCTTTTAAAACGTTTGGAGAGTCTCAGCATATTTTTGTGGCTACAATCGACTTAAACGAACTAACTTTTACTCCGGCTACAAAAGACGATAAGAATGTGCCGGCAACAGGACCTGAATCTAGTGCGCCTCTCCCGATTCATGCTTTTGCGGCCGAAGCAAACGGAAAAACTGTTTGGCTTGGTGTAAATGGTGATTATTATGCTGACAATCCACGTCGTGTCATGGGTCTTTTCTATAAGGACGGAGTGTGCATCAATTCGCAATATTTTGAAGGGCACGATGAGGTGTTGTATCAACTGAAAAATGGTGAGACCTACGTGGGACAAGCTGATGAGGCATTGGCTCACGAAGCCAATCTGTTGCATGCGTTGGGAGGATATGGGCTATTAGTTAAGGATGGGGTGGTTCAAAATTTTTACGAAGAGATGGGTGATTTGCAGAATACCCATCCGCGTACTAGTGTGGGGCTTTCTCAAGATAGAAAGACTATGTATGTATTTGTGGTGGACGGTCGTAGAAAAGACTCTTTCTTTGCGTTGGGACTTACTTTGCCCCATCTGGCTACCATGATGAAGGCTGTGGGATGTTATAACGCTATCAACCTTGACGGAGGAGGGTCAACTACGCTTATAATCCGAAAAGTGAATGATGGTGGGAAGCCGACTTTTCCTATTTTGAATACACCGGCCGATGATCGGGTACCCCGTAAGGTTACCAACAGTATGTTGATTATAGAAAAGAAGTAA